atattgaGCTACTTATAGAAAATATTAGTACATGTGTCTGATTACCATATGTTGCAGGATTTTGAATCATGTTGAGCAAAGGGTTGTAAATATCAAGGTAGACAAGTCTAgcttctgaattttttttattaagtgcATCTATTTGAGATGAGAGTTTTGTATTGAAGAGCATTGCTGCTTGGTTCTCAGAATATGAACAATTTCTCTGTAAGCCTCCTCTAATTGTTCTCTGCGAGGGCACACATCCTAGAGCTGGTAAACCAATTACTCCGATCCTTCTACCTCCAAGTCCATAAAGTTCCTGAATTCAATTCATTTAAAATGAGTTTTCATAAGTTGagaatcaataataaattatttcatattaGAACTGTTCAAaggaaaaggagaaataaaaTCTTTTACTAAATTGTGATCGATGTAAAAAAAAgagataaattttgaaaaattgtaaattagtgtttttttataaaaagtaacaattttcttttaaaaaattaatattttttatgcaaacacAAAAAATGTACACAAATATGAAGTGGTATGTGAGAAACGGCGTTTCAACAGAGAAGTCTAAACCAAGTTGTTCATTTGGGCATGTGGGGCACATATAGACACATTCATACACACATATGTTTCATATAAACTTGTACCTTTGACCCAATTGTTTGTTTAGCAACctttttgacaaaaaaatacAATTGCCAACTGCAAAGGAACAGACAATGTCATTTCAACCACATTGTTCTAACTTTTTGACCTTTTGCATAAATGTTTGAAAATGATTACCTAGAGCATAGTTTAGCATGTTAAAGTCGGTTAGGTTCAAATTCTACAGGAAAGTGAACACATGCAAAGAAATATATATGCTGCTGGTTTTCTAACTTCCTTCTTTGGTTTTTTCAGTAAAACATACCTGCAAGAAGTTTGTGGCTTCTGAAGTCATTAAGTCGGTGTATGAAGAAATGTCATAATGTGCTCGCCTAATTGGTGATAGAGAGTAAGTATTGGCAATGTCATTACTTCCTGTGCACAATATGTATATGCTTTTTGACATTATTGTGCTTGTTCTATCTTCTCCAACTATTTTCTCTATCTTGCTTTTGTATTCTCTGAACTTCTCCAATTGATCTGCCAATGATAGCACAGACTTGTGTGACACATGGCAAAGAAAGTTCATGTTAGTTATAGTTTTAAGATATGTTAAGGAAAATCATTAATGAAGATGTATGAGTATATAAGGTTTTAAGGAAAGTTATTTACAGCTGATTTAGAGGTTAGAGGATCATATCCAGAACCACCAGATGCAAAGCTTACTCCTGTGAGAAGATCTTGAGGTTGTAGTTTTGGATCAAGATAAGGTGGCAAAATCTTTTTTACTCCAAATTTTGAAGCTAAAAGAAGCCAAAGCAagtatgttaaaaaataatataaaaaatattaagatgtGCACTAAAATCAGCGGAATCTGATAAAAATTAGCTTGATAAAGATAATAAACTTTTGTTATATAATAGAAAATCAATATAAGATCTGGGAGAAAAGAAAGTGTTCATGTTATTATACATGGTAGCATAGTGGAAGAGCAAGGATTTTCATACCAATGATGTCTGATGGGGTTATACCATTGCTGAACCTCCCCGATGGTTGATTCCCTCCACCAAAATCTTTACCATATGGTTGGAAATTGCATTTGAATATGGTGGTGATGTAGTTGTTGTTACCTGTATCTACAATGGAGTCTCCAAACACAATAACTGCTGGAACAGTTTCATTGTTTGGAAGACTCACAACACTGGTATGTTGAGTAACAATGGCAAAAGACCAAAGAATGATTAAAGGCAGATGAGAAAGAAGGTTTTGGAAGAGAAACTTCATGTTTCTATGATTTGCAGTGccctttttttctttatcaaatACCCTAATGATCTTTGTTAGTGGATGGTTTTGAGCTTGGTGCTAGTCTGCAAGCTACTTataatacacattttttttttcttagacaactttttattattaataatatctaTTTATTTCTAAGTTGTGATATCGAGTCTCAGTCAAATTTACTattaacattaaataattattgttaGAAATTAGAAAACACAGTTGACTGAATGTGAAACAAGACCCAATATTATTAGGCTTTCTcacaaaaaaaacaaagaaattgattaattaatgcAATACATTTTCCTTGTTTGAATGAGAATATTGATCGACATTTatagattataattttttgGTGGGATGCTTTTTTATTTGTTAGGTTCAACGATCTAATTTAAGATTGTGTTTTTGATGAAGGGAAGGTATAATGTTTGGGAACTTGGTGTAATGTAAACTTATTGTTTCGTTTAAGAAAAGAGTGAAAATAAATTTGGTTAGAAAATCAATTAATTGATTTATCCAAGGaaaatataatgtaaaataaattgaatttgaCCGGGAGCTAAAAATAATAACCATATTTAAGTTATAAATGAATGCAACATACTTTTAATAtacttaaaaaactttttttggttttcttatatacttaataattttaatacatattatatttaataaatataaaataatttaatgttattaGAAAATTAGTTTTATCTATAATGAATTAAAGAcgatatttattaaatttaataaatgtaaTAATTTGTACTATTTTTCAATGTTTAAAAACCATTtgataaaacatattttaaaataaaaaaacagaaatacATGACACACACAGTCCAGCTTAATTGCtgttaattttttgttgaaaaaatGTAAAGACACAATGAAGCACTCATAATGTAAATAAAAAGAATAGTTTATATCCTtccattatttatatatttggacTAAATTGATTAATGAAAGTGCCAATAATTGGTATCACATttccattttcttcttcttcttggtgTCGTGTGAACTTCCCCACCATGCAATCTCCTTGGGCCCAACTAAAAGAACCCCAATAAATGTGAACTTGCATGTAGTGTACTAAtcatttattttgatttcaCATGGAACAAGTGTATGGTTCACACTAAGAGTATTGGAgcacttgtatttttttatttataaaagtaatattataaaaaaaaattaaataaaaattaatgttagacaaaaaaataaattagtcattgactaaattagatattattttagagattaaaaaatttattgatatctaaattagtttatataattaataaatagtttctaaattgatatctaattagttaaattaactttaaccaccaattacttagaTTCCAAacttggtagttaaaatcttgtagctaattatatattaatttaaaaattatttattaataatagaaactaatttaaatatcaataatttttgttagtttctaaaatgatatataacttagtcaatatagtaactaattattttttgtcttaaaaatttatatttaataaaaaaaatttagtgtaataagaagaaaattaatattttattctaaaaacaagtagattcttctttttcattaaagcttttccttctttaattttcttagtCATTGATAATATATTTGTCATTACACACTCCTCTTGACTCTTGGTAAGGATCTAGCATCATATGTGAATGGTTAAGAGTGATAGTAGGAGTAGTTGGTTTTATATAATTAGTTGGAAGTTAAGTAAATAAGAATTAATTGAAGTGCATTGATATTCATTTCTCGACACATTTTGGGGTCcacatttttcaattcaatttgACGACGGATTCCTCCATCAACTTTGGTACCTCTTGTACACCATCCTATCCTATACTATgaggaaaatattattttatccttttttttcatatataatttgaaatatgtttttgaaTTTGTAAGTGTTCTTTAGATTTAGAaaatctgaaagtcttttttaattgaatataaatttatggattatgtaatttaaatatattatagattatataatctagatatattctggattacataatctggaagctaatctCATATCCAAAAAAACcttttagattatgtaatccagaagctaatcagACATTGAAGTTAATCTCATATCTAGAAAaaacttccgaattatgtaatccggaatctAATCACGTGAATGAAAAAAacttatgaattatgtaattcagaagcTAATCTCAT
The sequence above is a segment of the Phaseolus vulgaris cultivar G19833 chromosome 2, P. vulgaris v2.0, whole genome shotgun sequence genome. Coding sequences within it:
- the LOC137809652 gene encoding GDSL esterase/lipase EXL3-like gives rise to the protein MKFLFQNLLSHLPLIILWSFAIVTQHTSVVSLPNNETVPAVIVFGDSIVDTGNNNYITTIFKCNFQPYGKDFGGGNQPSGRFSNGITPSDIIASKFGVKKILPPYLDPKLQPQDLLTGVSFASGGSGYDPLTSKSASVLSLADQLEKFREYKSKIEKIVGEDRTSTIMSKSIYILCTGSNDIANTYSLSPIRRAHYDISSYTDLMTSEATNFLQELYGLGGRRIGVIGLPALGCVPSQRTIRGGLQRNCSYSENQAAMLFNTKLSSQIDALNKKNSEARLVYLDIYNPLLNMIQNPATYGFEVANKGCCGTGNIEAGILCNSFTLHICSNTKSYIFWDSFHPTQEAYNVLCSQVFDNKIKDFF